A genomic segment from uncultured Marinifilum sp. encodes:
- a CDS encoding energy transducer TonB, with amino-acid sequence MIPKKSPNADLEKRKSLFFEIGMVVALAITFVSFEWKSNVKEVNDFTPTSDFTIDEEMVPITRQEEIKAPQKLPPKIRVTDVITIVDDDADIDEELEIVEDDIDQETEVEIQAPREVFVDEEEEDEAQIFVIVEEMPIFRPDICKTRQEGDQELYRYINKSIKYPVIAQENGITGRVFVKFVVGKDGGVYNVEVIRGTDPSLDKEAIRVISNLPKFQPGMQRGKPVKVSYTSMINFVLQ; translated from the coding sequence ATGATTCCCAAGAAGAGTCCAAATGCCGATTTGGAAAAGCGTAAATCGTTATTCTTTGAAATTGGGATGGTCGTGGCTCTGGCGATAACTTTTGTTTCTTTCGAATGGAAATCGAATGTTAAAGAAGTAAATGATTTTACTCCTACTTCGGATTTTACTATTGATGAGGAAATGGTTCCTATTACCCGACAGGAAGAAATAAAAGCTCCACAAAAACTACCTCCCAAAATCAGGGTAACCGATGTAATTACTATTGTTGATGACGATGCTGATATTGACGAAGAATTAGAAATTGTTGAAGACGATATCGATCAGGAAACCGAAGTTGAGATTCAAGCTCCTCGCGAAGTTTTTGTTGATGAAGAGGAGGAAGATGAAGCTCAAATATTTGTAATTGTTGAAGAAATGCCAATTTTCCGACCTGATATTTGTAAAACAAGACAGGAAGGAGATCAAGAGCTTTACCGTTATATTAATAAGAGTATTAAGTATCCTGTTATTGCGCAGGAAAATGGTATAACAGGTAGAGTTTTTGTGAAATTTGTGGTTGGTAAAGATGGAGGTGTTTACAATGTGGAAGTGATTCGAGGTACCGATCCTTCTTTAGACAAGGAAGCTATTCGGGTAATTTCTAATCTTCCTAAATTTCAACCCGGAATGCAGAGAGGAAAGCCAGTTAAAGTTTCTTATACCTCGATGATTAATTTTGTATTGCAATAA
- a CDS encoding energy transducer TonB: MEVKKNPRQDLEKKRGMFLQIGFLLSFMIVLVAFEYKTPVEEVSDLSYDPLEELDELIPVTVQKQEKPKEPVKVKQIDLLEIIIAENDEEDIDLEIIDSHVSEDESIALREIDEEVELEEDIPFVRVENMPIFNPRKNKTYKEGQRDLFITMQKMTKYPVVAQENGIQGKVFVKFVVGKTGEVSNIQVVRSVDPYLDKEAVRVVSNLPKFKPGMQRNKPVSVWFSGYISFVLQ; this comes from the coding sequence ATGGAAGTAAAGAAAAATCCACGTCAGGACCTAGAGAAAAAAAGAGGAATGTTTTTACAAATTGGCTTTCTTTTGAGTTTTATGATTGTATTAGTGGCATTTGAATATAAAACTCCTGTTGAGGAAGTTAGTGACTTAAGCTATGATCCTTTAGAGGAGTTGGATGAACTAATTCCTGTTACTGTTCAGAAGCAAGAAAAACCCAAAGAGCCAGTAAAAGTTAAACAGATCGACTTGCTTGAAATTATTATTGCCGAAAACGACGAAGAGGATATTGACCTGGAAATTATAGATTCTCATGTATCTGAAGATGAATCTATCGCCCTTAGAGAAATTGATGAAGAGGTAGAATTGGAGGAAGATATACCTTTTGTAAGAGTTGAAAATATGCCAATTTTTAATCCTCGTAAGAATAAAACTTACAAGGAAGGACAAAGAGATTTGTTTATTACCATGCAAAAAATGACAAAGTATCCTGTTGTTGCACAGGAAAATGGAATTCAGGGAAAAGTATTTGTGAAATTTGTTGTTGGTAAAACTGGCGAAGTTTCAAATATTCAGGTTGTACGATCGGTTGATCCATATCTTGACAAAGAGGCTGTTAGAGTTGTTAGCAATTTGCCTAAATTTAAACCAGGTATGCAAAGAAATAAACCTGTAAGTGTTTGGTTTAGCGGTTACATTTCTTTTGTGTTGCAATAA
- a CDS encoding M56 family metallopeptidase — MAFFYALYWLFLKRDTFFRVNRVFLLLTLAASLFIPSLKIPFQPETNFVSSDIAMLDALVLTSQQYLNGNMLEEVVVTATDKKSYSWYHYIGIIYIFGAFILSLRFLKNLLQLLNWSRTNKRIVKDGVKLVVMNDNYPPFSFLNAVYISNKDFEKPEFTSILAHERVHVDQMHTFDLIVLEVLSVLFWLNPFVWMYKVSLQEVHEYLADDKVVNSSINANEYKMHIVNQFAGGELFRLANNFGQSTLKKRIFMLGKIKTPKIALIKLLLLFPIFILLFSAFAFTIEEEERLSSDFSLDEFIPSELKYLYPFSSEVNLLGDQDEFKFTTDQIGEGIKNLEHKKSINPNQVYQIADIMPEYPGGVRALRKYISSHTKYPKDAEQNRIEGRVFVSFVVGKQGEVKNVNVVRGVYPSLDKEAKRLISGLGKWKPGENKNNLVNVAYTIPINFELANLIVEPLNVPDPVYSEIKNASDYHLENILKMRDLRPEHNEYIVVEKMPQFAGGRVGLRKFIARSVKYPILAVEQGYEGRVYVRFMVNKDGSVSDAHIIKGANVELNNEALRVINSMPNWIPGEQHGTKVNVSYTIPIRFSLN; from the coding sequence ATGGCATTTTTCTATGCTTTGTATTGGTTGTTTTTAAAGAGAGATACTTTCTTTAGGGTTAATCGTGTGTTTTTGTTACTAACTTTAGCTGCCTCTTTATTTATTCCTTCCTTAAAAATTCCTTTTCAGCCCGAAACAAATTTCGTTTCATCGGATATTGCAATGCTTGATGCCTTGGTATTAACTTCTCAACAATATCTTAATGGAAACATGCTAGAAGAAGTTGTTGTTACAGCTACCGATAAAAAATCATATTCATGGTATCATTATATTGGTATCATTTATATTTTTGGAGCTTTTATATTATCGCTTCGATTCTTAAAAAACTTATTGCAATTATTAAATTGGAGTCGTACTAATAAAAGAATTGTAAAAGATGGTGTAAAACTGGTGGTAATGAATGACAATTATCCTCCATTTTCGTTCTTAAATGCAGTATATATTAGCAATAAGGATTTTGAAAAGCCCGAGTTTACCTCTATTCTAGCTCACGAAAGGGTACATGTTGATCAAATGCACACCTTCGACTTAATAGTTTTAGAGGTACTAAGTGTATTGTTTTGGCTTAATCCATTTGTTTGGATGTATAAAGTATCATTACAGGAAGTTCATGAGTATTTGGCAGACGATAAAGTTGTTAATAGTTCGATAAATGCGAATGAGTATAAAATGCATATTGTAAATCAATTTGCTGGTGGAGAACTGTTTCGTTTGGCTAATAACTTCGGGCAATCAACTCTTAAGAAGAGAATTTTTATGCTTGGGAAAATAAAGACTCCAAAAATTGCATTGATTAAACTTCTCTTATTATTCCCAATTTTTATCTTGCTGTTTTCAGCTTTTGCATTTACCATTGAAGAGGAAGAAAGATTATCATCCGATTTTTCACTCGACGAATTTATTCCCAGTGAGTTAAAATACTTATATCCCTTTTCCAGTGAAGTAAATTTATTGGGAGATCAGGATGAATTTAAGTTTACCACAGATCAGATTGGTGAGGGGATTAAGAATTTGGAACATAAAAAAAGTATAAACCCAAATCAGGTATATCAAATTGCCGATATTATGCCAGAATATCCAGGCGGAGTGCGTGCATTAAGAAAATATATTAGTTCCCATACAAAATATCCTAAGGATGCCGAACAAAATAGAATAGAAGGAAGAGTATTTGTTTCTTTTGTTGTTGGTAAACAAGGTGAGGTTAAAAATGTGAATGTTGTTCGTGGTGTATATCCAAGTTTAGATAAAGAAGCGAAAAGACTAATATCGGGTTTAGGTAAATGGAAGCCCGGTGAAAACAAGAATAATTTAGTTAATGTAGCTTATACTATACCAATTAATTTTGAACTTGCTAATTTAATTGTAGAACCTTTAAATGTGCCAGATCCTGTCTATTCCGAAATTAAAAATGCATCGGATTATCACCTCGAAAATATTTTGAAAATGAGAGATTTAAGACCTGAGCATAATGAATATATTGTGGTTGAGAAGATGCCTCAATTTGCAGGAGGAAGAGTAGGGCTAAGAAAATTTATTGCACGAAGCGTTAAATATCCGATACTTGCTGTTGAACAGGGATATGAAGGCAGAGTGTATGTTAGATTTATGGTGAATAAAGATGGTAGTGTTAGCGATGCTCATATTATTAAAGGTGCTAATGTTGAGTTAAATAATGAAGCGTTAAGAGTAATAAACTCAATGCCAAATTGGATTCCTGGAGAGCAACATGGTACTAAAGTTAATGTTAGTTATACAATTCCTATTCGATTTTCTTTGAATTAA
- a CDS encoding BlaI/MecI/CopY family transcriptional regulator, which translates to MKELTRAEEQVMQILWELESAFVKELIERISEPKPAYNTVSTIVRILEKKGFVGHVAYGKSHRYHPLITKKEYTRKFMKGFVRNYFSDSYRDMVSFFAKEEKVSLSELEEVKRMVEEQIKKQSE; encoded by the coding sequence ATGAAAGAGTTAACCAGAGCAGAAGAACAGGTAATGCAAATTTTATGGGAGCTGGAAAGTGCATTTGTAAAAGAGCTTATCGAGCGTATTTCCGAACCAAAGCCTGCCTATAATACAGTATCAACAATAGTAAGAATTTTGGAGAAGAAGGGTTTTGTTGGACATGTTGCTTATGGTAAGAGCCATCGTTATCATCCATTAATTACAAAGAAAGAATATACACGCAAATTTATGAAAGGATTTGTACGTAATTATTTTTCAGATTCGTATCGTGATATGGTATCATTTTTCGCAAAAGAAGAAAAAGTAAGCTTATCGGAATTAGAAGAGGTGAAACGCATGGTGGAAGAGCAAATTAAAAAACAGAGTGAATAA
- a CDS encoding amidohydrolase produces MSDSLKISLVQTKLIWGDVDANLKHFSDLFHKLKESTDLLILPEMFTSGFLMENKDTIAQKENYTLAWMKDQATKLEAVVLGSIIVKEDDNYFNRLYVIDNSGVICSYDKRHLFRMGEEDQHFKAGNQRNIFTIGNWRICPLICYDLRFPVWSRNRNEYDLLIYVANWPSARRAVWNTLLQARAMENQSFVAGVNRVGSDAQNLTYTGDSCLIDAKGKVLHKCKENESEIISCVIDRKQLNDFRVKFPVLFDADSFQIKE; encoded by the coding sequence ATGTCCGATTCATTAAAAATTAGTCTGGTTCAAACAAAATTAATTTGGGGAGATGTTGATGCAAATTTAAAGCATTTCTCCGATTTGTTTCATAAGCTAAAGGAAAGTACCGATTTACTTATTCTTCCAGAAATGTTTACATCTGGGTTTTTAATGGAAAATAAAGATACCATTGCGCAAAAAGAGAATTATACTTTAGCCTGGATGAAAGATCAGGCAACTAAATTAGAAGCTGTTGTACTGGGAAGTATTATTGTTAAAGAAGATGATAATTATTTTAACCGATTATATGTGATCGATAATTCTGGTGTAATTTGTTCTTACGATAAAAGGCATTTGTTTAGGATGGGAGAGGAAGACCAGCACTTTAAAGCTGGAAATCAAAGAAACATTTTTACAATAGGAAACTGGCGAATTTGCCCTTTAATTTGTTATGATTTGCGTTTTCCGGTATGGAGTCGCAATAGGAATGAGTATGATCTTTTAATATATGTTGCCAACTGGCCTTCGGCACGCAGAGCGGTATGGAATACCCTTTTACAAGCAAGGGCGATGGAAAATCAATCTTTTGTAGCTGGAGTAAACAGAGTTGGTTCAGATGCACAGAATCTTACTTATACAGGCGACTCTTGCCTGATAGATGCAAAAGGTAAAGTTTTGCATAAATGTAAAGAAAATGAATCTGAAATTATCTCTTGTGTAATTGACCGTAAGCAACTTAATGATTTTAGAGTTAAATTTCCAGTATTATTTGATGCAGATTCATTTCAAATAAAGGAATAG
- a CDS encoding 1-acyl-sn-glycerol-3-phosphate acyltransferase has product MRAGISRLIMKMFGWKYIGGIPKVKKAVVIAVPHTSNWDFVWGKLSFLSYGIKTTVLMKKEMFVFPFNYLLKSWGVIPVNRSKKGNMTDQLAEEFAKRDSLYLSLAPEGSRSLRTEWKRGFYYIALKAEVPIYLAEINYEEKTLTCCEAFYPTGDVDKDIHYIKSHYLNSKPKYPEKFSTGL; this is encoded by the coding sequence ATGAGAGCAGGAATTAGCAGGCTAATCATGAAAATGTTTGGTTGGAAATATATTGGAGGCATTCCGAAAGTTAAGAAAGCAGTAGTTATTGCTGTGCCACATACTTCGAACTGGGATTTTGTATGGGGAAAACTCTCATTTTTATCTTATGGAATTAAAACAACCGTATTAATGAAAAAGGAAATGTTTGTTTTTCCTTTTAATTATCTATTAAAATCGTGGGGTGTAATTCCTGTAAATAGGTCTAAAAAGGGGAATATGACCGATCAGTTGGCTGAAGAGTTTGCAAAAAGAGATTCTCTTTATCTTTCTTTGGCACCAGAGGGTAGCCGTAGTTTAAGAACCGAATGGAAAAGAGGCTTTTATTATATTGCTTTAAAGGCTGAAGTTCCTATTTATTTGGCAGAGATAAATTACGAAGAAAAAACATTAACTTGTTGCGAAGCTTTTTATCCAACAGGCGATGTTGATAAGGATATTCATTACATAAAAAGCCATTATCTTAATAGTAAACCTAAGTATCCCGAGAAATTCTCTACAGGATTATAA
- a CDS encoding YitT family protein, with protein MAFIQKDTLFSGKWFYNYSLVVAGTFIMAAGFVFFIIPHSLVPGSIYGIGIVINKLTLGLFPHGIFGILNPDDYTGFFSGLLYHFMEYSNDLFRKYGGGIPVGIASLSINIPLSFIGVKILGPRFGIKTVISFILCALFIDTLTAWWGVIPLVDDVLLACIFGGILIGFGLGLILKARATSAGSDILAMITAKYAKVPLGQMVIYIDSLIVLSSLYIKPDWQIPLYSWIVIFVIGKVTDITLQGSSSEKALFIVSDKHEEIKNKVIGDMNRGGTFIKGSGMYDGSEKNMIFMVVNRRELSMLQDYIHSIDPEAFVTVMETNEILGKGFKSLKDNKFTS; from the coding sequence TTGGCATTTATACAAAAAGACACACTTTTTTCGGGAAAATGGTTTTATAATTACTCTCTTGTTGTTGCAGGTACATTTATTATGGCCGCCGGATTTGTATTTTTTATTATACCTCACAGTCTGGTTCCAGGTAGTATTTATGGTATCGGAATTGTAATTAACAAATTAACTTTAGGTTTATTTCCACATGGAATTTTTGGAATACTAAATCCTGATGATTACACGGGTTTTTTCTCTGGATTACTTTATCATTTTATGGAATACTCCAACGATTTGTTCAGAAAATATGGAGGCGGAATTCCAGTTGGCATTGCTAGTTTATCAATAAATATACCGCTTAGTTTTATTGGTGTAAAAATTTTAGGTCCTCGCTTTGGAATTAAAACAGTAATCTCGTTTATATTATGTGCTCTTTTTATTGATACTCTTACTGCTTGGTGGGGAGTTATACCTTTGGTTGATGATGTATTACTAGCCTGTATTTTTGGAGGTATTTTAATCGGATTTGGCTTAGGCTTAATCTTAAAAGCCAGAGCTACTTCTGCCGGATCGGATATATTAGCCATGATTACAGCTAAATATGCGAAAGTTCCCTTAGGCCAAATGGTAATTTATATCGATTCTCTTATTGTATTAAGTAGTTTGTATATTAAGCCCGATTGGCAAATTCCATTGTATTCCTGGATTGTTATTTTTGTAATTGGAAAAGTTACAGACATTACTTTACAAGGGTCGTCTTCCGAAAAGGCTCTGTTTATAGTATCGGATAAACATGAAGAGATAAAAAATAAAGTAATTGGAGACATGAACAGAGGCGGAACTTTTATAAAAGGAAGCGGAATGTATGATGGAAGCGAAAAAAATATGATTTTTATGGTTGTAAATCGAAGAGAACTTTCCATGCTTCAAGATTATATTCACTCTATCGATCCTGAAGCTTTTGTAACTGTAATGGAAACTAACGAAATTTTAGGAAAAGGCTTTAAATCACTCAAAGACAACAAGTTTACCTCTTAA
- a CDS encoding SDR family oxidoreductase: MDNKVVIITGASSGIGKALAFEFASRGSKIVLAARNTEKLNEVENELRAKGTEVLSVTTDVSIEEDCKTLMEKSIEKFGGIDILINNAGISMRALFADLELSVLKKLMDVNFWGTVYCTKYAMPFITKSKGSVVGVISIAGYIGLPARTGYSASKYAIRGFLDTLRVENLKTGVHVLVAAPGFTSSNVRNVALTADGSSQGETPREEDKMMSAEECARLITNAVVKRKRELIMTFVEGKFTVWLKKWFPSLLDKLAYNHMAKEPNSPLK, from the coding sequence ATGGATAATAAAGTTGTAATTATAACCGGAGCATCTTCCGGAATTGGTAAGGCATTGGCATTTGAATTTGCATCTCGCGGATCGAAAATAGTATTAGCAGCTCGCAATACCGAAAAGTTAAATGAGGTAGAAAATGAATTACGAGCCAAAGGGACAGAGGTTTTATCGGTTACAACAGATGTTAGTATTGAAGAAGATTGTAAAACTCTGATGGAAAAATCGATTGAAAAATTTGGGGGCATAGATATTTTAATAAATAATGCTGGAATTTCGATGAGGGCGCTTTTTGCTGATCTAGAATTGTCGGTATTAAAGAAATTAATGGATGTTAATTTTTGGGGAACGGTTTATTGTACCAAATATGCAATGCCGTTTATTACAAAATCTAAAGGTTCGGTTGTGGGAGTAATTTCAATTGCCGGATATATTGGTTTACCTGCGCGCACAGGATATTCGGCATCGAAATATGCAATACGTGGATTTTTAGACACTCTTAGAGTGGAAAATTTAAAAACTGGCGTTCATGTTTTGGTTGCAGCACCTGGTTTTACCTCTTCTAATGTAAGAAATGTAGCACTAACAGCCGATGGGTCGTCGCAAGGAGAAACGCCTCGTGAAGAAGATAAAATGATGAGTGCAGAAGAATGTGCAAGATTAATTACAAATGCTGTTGTTAAACGTAAGCGCGAATTAATTATGACTTTTGTAGAAGGAAAATTTACGGTATGGTTAAAAAAATGGTTTCCTTCTTTGTTAGATAAACTAGCTTATAATCACATGGCCAAAGAGCCTAATTCGCCATTAAAATAA
- a CDS encoding thioredoxin-like domain-containing protein → MYRRLLVLVFLLFAQFTFAQTQINLKAKMYDYINDSFMLLCGDEGGVFVVDSATVNVEGELHFSWNGKFGFYRIAGEMGSIDIRITASNFDFTLNGSIETGELSFAKNDENNQYQYYLSELNLLNESIYKLRADLKERSSNDTLYKDRYAEFKRLKKEKRSFLKDLWGSKIDSWSARFALAQQELIPDLKLKAHKADEYYLKHFFDYFAFSDTLLAGTPIYYEKIGKYLKVIKLDELIKSGNYQKIKELLGNLFWLTELDPGSQKYLANYLFNRYPQENYSQVYNIVAEAYRVLNTCEYVLNSKIIRNRIANAKNIKKGWQAPDVALYHSLDGRVQSLSEVNSELTLFIVWSGSCKHSVELLTKISELYYLYKELGLEIVAVSLDNNLDFWRETISYKDFSWINACDTDGLNGSVANQFSIHLTPSMFILDSSLKVVAVPQTFFQLEKVLNEVFQ, encoded by the coding sequence ATGTACAGAAGATTACTGGTTCTTGTATTTTTATTATTTGCACAGTTTACATTTGCACAGACACAAATAAATTTAAAAGCTAAAATGTATGATTATATTAATGATAGCTTTATGCTTTTATGTGGAGATGAAGGTGGCGTGTTTGTTGTCGATAGTGCTACCGTTAATGTGGAAGGGGAGTTACATTTTTCATGGAATGGTAAGTTCGGTTTTTATCGAATTGCTGGAGAAATGGGTAGTATCGATATTAGAATTACGGCTAGTAATTTTGATTTTACTTTAAATGGAAGCATTGAAACAGGTGAGTTAAGCTTTGCCAAAAATGATGAAAACAATCAATATCAGTACTATTTATCGGAATTAAACTTGTTAAACGAATCGATATATAAACTTCGTGCAGATTTAAAGGAACGAAGTAGTAATGATACTTTATACAAAGATAGGTATGCCGAGTTTAAAAGGCTTAAGAAAGAAAAAAGAAGTTTTTTAAAAGATTTATGGGGGAGTAAGATAGATTCGTGGTCTGCTCGCTTTGCTTTAGCTCAGCAAGAGTTAATTCCCGATTTAAAATTGAAAGCTCATAAGGCAGATGAATATTATTTAAAACATTTTTTCGATTATTTTGCTTTTAGTGATACTTTATTGGCAGGAACACCTATATATTATGAAAAAATAGGCAAATATTTAAAAGTAATTAAACTGGATGAGCTTATTAAAAGTGGAAATTATCAGAAGATAAAGGAACTGCTTGGTAATTTATTTTGGCTAACAGAGTTGGATCCGGGATCACAAAAATATCTGGCAAATTATTTATTTAACAGATATCCTCAAGAAAATTATTCTCAAGTATATAATATAGTTGCCGAAGCTTATAGGGTTTTAAATACCTGCGAATATGTTTTGAATAGTAAAATTATTAGAAATAGAATTGCCAATGCTAAAAACATAAAAAAAGGTTGGCAGGCTCCAGATGTTGCTTTGTATCACTCTTTAGATGGTAGAGTTCAATCTTTAAGCGAGGTTAATAGTGAATTAACTTTATTTATTGTGTGGTCGGGATCTTGCAAGCATAGTGTAGAATTATTAACTAAGATATCTGAATTGTATTATTTATATAAAGAATTAGGTTTGGAAATTGTTGCAGTATCTCTTGATAATAATTTAGATTTTTGGAGAGAAACAATATCTTATAAGGATTTTTCGTGGATAAATGCTTGTGATACTGATGGTTTGAATGGAAGTGTAGCTAATCAATTTAGTATTCATCTTACTCCAAGTATGTTTATATTGGATTCTTCTTTAAAAGTAGTTGCTGTTCCGCAAACATTTTTCCAATTAGAAAAAGTTCTGAATGAAGTATTTCAGTAG
- a CDS encoding sigma-70 family RNA polymerase sigma factor: MSSLYRNIHHNLIELCGKNDPKAQFEIYKLYYKAMYNSSLRIVKDECEAEDIMQEAFLSAFKNIAKYKGEVSFGAWLKKIVINRSLDSLKKRKLELFPLENELYKLKNTETEDKLEDNSQQIEEIKNAINLLPTGYRIILSLYLLEGYDHEEIASVLDINASTSRSQFLRAKKKLIQILEDMKTKKLL, translated from the coding sequence ATGAGCTCACTGTACCGAAACATTCACCACAATTTAATTGAGCTTTGCGGAAAAAACGACCCCAAAGCACAATTTGAAATTTACAAGCTTTATTATAAAGCAATGTATAACTCATCTTTAAGAATTGTAAAAGATGAGTGCGAAGCCGAAGATATTATGCAAGAAGCATTTTTGTCGGCCTTTAAAAACATTGCGAAATATAAAGGAGAAGTTAGTTTTGGTGCTTGGTTAAAAAAAATTGTTATTAATCGTTCATTGGATAGTTTAAAAAAAAGAAAGCTAGAGTTATTTCCATTAGAAAATGAACTGTATAAACTTAAAAACACCGAAACAGAAGATAAACTAGAAGATAATTCGCAACAAATTGAAGAAATAAAAAATGCTATAAACCTGCTACCAACAGGTTACCGAATAATACTAAGTCTGTATTTACTTGAAGGCTACGATCATGAAGAAATTGCTTCCGTTTTAGATATTAATGCATCTACATCGAGATCGCAATTTTTAAGAGCCAAGAAAAAATTAATTCAGATTTTAGAAGATATGAAAACCAAGAAATTGCTGTAA